In one window of Methanococcoides methylutens DNA:
- a CDS encoding class I SAM-dependent methyltransferase, protein MSLGIELMKRPEVAPEKFMRIVEDSMKGFRNYKVLATAVELNVFEHTKVPITPQELANKIGCNQKMIALLCDVLCGFELLYKEGDSYANTGISNTYILSDSPYSQLNYLSDMDSNVKLWENLHDIIKNGPAIVEKEEFFGDRVIHSMAENAKCGMLQEVIQTVIENIDFNNASKMLDLGGGHGLYAIGFASLNKDLNSFVFDLPPVVEQTKIYTQKYGANRVDVIPGNFFTDDIGDGYDIIFSSLNPGGRVPGLIPKITSALNKGGVFVNRQVPDEDSISDPLLTLDWNLWTFKDIKKANSRYSFENSISFNDYIDVLKANGLDVFKEIRLKDGSMIVFSKKT, encoded by the coding sequence ATGAGTTTAGGGATCGAATTAATGAAGAGGCCGGAAGTGGCTCCTGAAAAATTTATGAGAATCGTAGAAGACTCTATGAAGGGTTTTAGAAATTATAAGGTCTTAGCTACGGCTGTGGAACTTAATGTTTTCGAACATACGAAAGTTCCAATAACACCGCAAGAACTTGCAAACAAAATAGGTTGCAACCAGAAAATGATAGCATTGCTTTGTGATGTTCTGTGTGGATTTGAACTTCTCTATAAAGAAGGGGATAGTTATGCAAATACAGGCATATCTAACACCTACATTCTAAGTGATTCTCCGTATTCACAACTAAATTATCTATCAGATATGGACAGTAACGTAAAATTGTGGGAAAATTTGCACGATATTATAAAAAACGGTCCTGCCATTGTTGAAAAGGAAGAGTTCTTTGGTGATAGGGTAATACATTCTATGGCAGAGAATGCAAAATGTGGAATGCTTCAGGAAGTTATCCAGACTGTCATTGAAAACATCGATTTTAACAATGCAAGTAAAATGCTTGACCTTGGTGGAGGTCATGGACTGTATGCCATAGGTTTTGCGAGTTTGAACAAAGACTTGAATTCATTTGTTTTTGATCTGCCTCCGGTGGTTGAACAAACAAAGATCTACACTCAAAAATACGGGGCGAATCGAGTGGATGTGATACCGGGTAACTTTTTTACTGATGACATTGGCGATGGTTACGATATCATATTCTCATCGCTCAACCCGGGAGGGAGAGTTCCTGGACTGATTCCAAAGATCACCTCTGCGCTAAATAAAGGGGGAGTTTTTGTGAACAGGCAGGTCCCGGATGAGGACTCAATATCTGACCCTCTGCTCACTCTTGATTGGAATTTGTGGACATTTAAAGATATAAAGAAAGCAAATTCAAGGTATAGTTTTGAGAACAGTATATCTTTTAATGACTACATCGATGTTCTGAAGGCAAATGGTCTTGATGTATTCAAGGAAATACGTTTGAAAGATGGTTCTATGATTGTTTTTTCAAAAAAAACTTGA
- a CDS encoding ATP-binding cassette domain-containing protein yields the protein MTLLSVENLKKYYYSGVFNKKEIRAVDGVDFEINKGRTLGLVGSSGCGKTTVARTILRLIEPTEGRIVFEKKDITKLRGRGLKSLGCEMQIIFQNPESSLNPRMRIYDAILEPLRIHKLCSADEENEKILKLIEIVNLNEELLFRYPHELSGGQLQRVVIARILSLNPKFIVADEATSMLDPLVQAQILNLLKDLQIKFGISYLFISHDMDVVEWMCDEIAIMDKGKIVDWK from the coding sequence ATGACTTTGCTATCAGTTGAGAACCTGAAGAAATACTACTATAGCGGGGTGTTCAACAAGAAAGAAATAAGAGCAGTTGACGGAGTGGATTTTGAAATAAATAAAGGTAGAACACTGGGGCTGGTAGGAAGTAGCGGATGTGGTAAAACGACCGTTGCCAGGACAATTTTGCGCCTGATAGAACCTACAGAAGGTCGTATAGTCTTTGAAAAAAAGGATATTACAAAGCTAAGGGGCCGGGGACTGAAAAGCCTGGGGTGCGAGATGCAAATAATATTCCAAAATCCTGAATCCTCACTCAATCCGAGGATGAGGATATATGATGCTATTTTAGAACCTTTAAGGATCCATAAATTATGTAGTGCAGATGAGGAAAATGAAAAAATTCTCAAATTGATTGAAATTGTTAATTTGAATGAGGAACTTTTGTTCAGATACCCGCATGAATTGAGTGGTGGCCAGCTACAGAGGGTTGTGATCGCGCGGATCTTAAGTTTGAATCCAAAGTTTATTGTTGCAGATGAAGCCACTTCTATGTTGGATCCTCTGGTTCAAGCTCAGATCCTTAACTTACTGAAAGACCTGCAGATAAAATTCGGGATAAGCTACCTATTTATTTCTCATGATATGGATGTGGTGGAATGGATGTGTGATGAGATTGCCATAATGGACAAAGGAAAGATCGTGGACTGGAAATAA
- a CDS encoding ABC transporter ATP-binding protein, whose protein sequence is MSLLKIQNLKVHFNARGKIVKANNGIDLEVRENEVMGLIGETGCGKTILGRAIIRLLSDNVEFAGKIIYKGEDLLCLPEDRLRKIRGKDIGIILQNPSAALNPVLSVGDQISEIYRYHGDMKKQEAGIRAAKMLEMVGIDPKRMYEYPHQFSGGMKQRVMIAMGLALNPGLLIADEPTKGLDPATKDKIVYLICELVKKRNTSLLLITHDLGVAEKMCDRIAVMYAGEIIEIATIGNILSHPKHPYTQDLLNSLPKRGLNPTVGESPSLSSPPSGCSFHPRCKCVMDECTKKHPVLVETEKGTNVRCFLYEGN, encoded by the coding sequence ATGAGCTTATTGAAAATACAGAACCTAAAGGTACATTTCAATGCCAGAGGCAAAATTGTGAAAGCTAACAATGGTATTGATCTGGAGGTCAGAGAAAATGAGGTCATGGGCCTGATAGGAGAGACCGGTTGTGGAAAAACAATACTTGGAAGGGCAATAATAAGACTGCTTTCTGATAATGTCGAGTTTGCCGGAAAAATCATTTACAAAGGTGAAGATTTATTGTGCCTTCCCGAAGACCGATTGAGAAAGATAAGAGGTAAAGATATTGGAATCATACTCCAAAACCCCTCGGCTGCATTAAATCCGGTTTTATCTGTTGGTGACCAGATATCAGAGATCTATCGATATCATGGGGATATGAAGAAACAGGAAGCGGGGATTAGAGCAGCTAAAATGCTTGAAATGGTTGGAATTGACCCAAAAAGAATGTATGAATATCCTCATCAATTTAGTGGGGGGATGAAACAGAGGGTTATGATAGCTATGGGGCTGGCCTTGAATCCGGGACTGTTGATCGCAGATGAGCCAACCAAAGGCCTTGATCCTGCAACGAAAGATAAAATAGTATACTTGATCTGTGAACTGGTAAAAAAAAGAAATACGAGTCTGCTTCTCATCACTCATGACCTTGGCGTGGCTGAAAAAATGTGTGATCGGATTGCGGTGATGTATGCAGGGGAAATTATTGAGATAGCAACAATTGGGAATATTCTATCTCATCCCAAACATCCTTACACACAGGACCTGTTGAACTCACTTCCCAAAAGAGGGTTGAATCCAACAGTTGGGGAAAGCCCAAGCCTTAGTTCACCTCCATCAGGATGCAGTTTTCATCCAAGATGTAAATGCGTTATGGATGAATGCACAAAAAAGCATCCGGTGCTGGTAGAGACTGAAAAAGGGACGAATGTTAGATGTTTCCTATATGAAGGAAATTGA
- the nikC gene encoding nickel ABC transporter permease subunit NikC: MKKVNDKMIVLKEAGNNRMAAIGGAIVILLILIAILASFLCPHDPLEQRLENRLLQPCFEYPFGTDDLGRCILSRLIFGTSYSLAIGVTVVGITALVGTALGIIAGYSRGIIDETIMRVVDVVLAFPSIILALVIAGMLGPSFSNVVIALSATHWPAYTRLVRGITLSLREKEFIEAAKALRASNIYIMRRHILPNCINPIIVLATLDIAHAIIFATALSFLGLGIQPPTPEWGSMLKAGIPYLRTSPHLTFFPGTAIMVTVMAFNFLGDGLRDMLDPKGNEMTLVNE, translated from the coding sequence ATGAAAAAAGTTAATGATAAGATGATCGTTCTAAAAGAAGCCGGAAACAACAGGATGGCTGCAATCGGGGGAGCTATAGTTATCCTGTTGATCTTAATTGCAATTCTGGCTTCCTTCCTTTGTCCGCATGACCCTCTGGAACAAAGACTGGAAAACAGGCTTCTTCAGCCATGCTTTGAATATCCCTTTGGCACAGATGATCTTGGAAGATGCATTCTCTCAAGACTGATCTTCGGAACAAGCTATTCTCTGGCAATTGGTGTTACGGTTGTTGGGATAACCGCTTTGGTCGGTACGGCTTTGGGCATCATTGCTGGTTATAGCCGTGGAATAATTGACGAGACCATAATGAGAGTTGTAGACGTGGTTCTGGCTTTTCCAAGTATAATCCTTGCACTTGTGATTGCAGGGATGTTAGGCCCCAGCTTTTCAAACGTAGTAATTGCACTTTCTGCGACCCACTGGCCTGCATATACAAGACTTGTGAGAGGGATTACACTTTCTCTCAGAGAAAAGGAATTTATCGAGGCTGCAAAAGCGCTGAGAGCTTCAAATATCTATATTATGCGTCGCCATATACTTCCAAATTGCATCAATCCTATTATTGTACTTGCAACACTTGATATCGCACATGCGATCATCTTTGCGACCGCCCTGAGTTTTCTCGGCCTTGGGATCCAGCCTCCGACACCTGAATGGGGTTCGATGCTTAAAGCCGGGATCCCTTATCTTCGAACCTCTCCTCATCTTACCTTTTTCCCAGGTACCGCCATAATGGTGACTGTAATGGCTTTTAATTTCTTAGGTGACGGTTTGAGGGATATGCTCGACCCGAAAGGAAACGAAATGACGCTGGTGAATGAATGA
- the nikB gene encoding nickel ABC transporter permease translates to MVFNCAGLRKIDHKERKGMLKYILKRMFFVFFVVIGVTLVTFSTMHFAPGDPAEVIAVARYGEDLTQEQIDWVRVTEGFDSPVYIQYLKWLEHVLHLDLGRSVVTSHDILEEITTRLPATIKLAAASLLISLCISIPVGIISAVRKNTVIDHLCMAGALLGVSIPNFWLGLLLIWLCALTLHILPSYGYGGIEHLVLPSVTLGTSMAAITTRLTRSSMLDVLSQEYIVTARAKGLDEKTIIFKHALKNAMLPIITFAGLQLGFLLGGSVIVETIFAWPGIGKLLVDSIYARDFAMVQGCVLFIAVIFALTNLAVDIMYAFLDPRIRYEKS, encoded by the coding sequence ATGGTCTTTAACTGTGCCGGATTAAGAAAAATTGATCATAAGGAAAGGAAAGGAATGCTGAAATATATCCTAAAACGTATGTTTTTCGTATTTTTCGTGGTTATTGGAGTGACCCTTGTAACCTTTTCTACAATGCATTTTGCACCCGGTGACCCTGCTGAGGTCATTGCTGTGGCTAGGTACGGTGAGGACCTGACCCAGGAACAGATCGACTGGGTCAGGGTAACAGAAGGATTTGATTCCCCGGTATACATCCAGTATCTGAAATGGCTTGAGCACGTCTTACACCTTGACCTTGGCAGATCAGTGGTAACATCTCATGATATCCTGGAAGAAATTACTACCAGGCTCCCTGCAACTATCAAACTGGCGGCAGCGAGTCTATTAATATCCCTGTGTATCTCCATTCCTGTCGGAATAATTAGTGCGGTAAGGAAAAATACAGTAATTGACCATCTATGTATGGCCGGTGCGTTGCTTGGGGTATCGATTCCCAACTTCTGGCTTGGATTGCTGTTGATCTGGTTATGTGCGCTGACCCTTCACATACTTCCTAGTTATGGGTATGGTGGAATTGAACATCTTGTCCTTCCTTCAGTAACTCTTGGCACATCCATGGCTGCCATTACCACCCGCCTCACTCGTTCCAGCATGCTGGATGTACTGAGCCAGGAATACATAGTAACAGCAAGAGCAAAGGGACTGGATGAAAAAACAATAATCTTTAAACATGCGTTAAAAAATGCAATGTTGCCTATCATTACCTTTGCAGGGCTGCAGTTGGGTTTTTTGCTTGGGGGGAGTGTGATAGTTGAAACGATATTTGCATGGCCCGGCATCGGGAAGTTGCTGGTAGATTCCATATATGCCAGGGATTTTGCTATGGTGCAGGGTTGTGTGTTGTTTATTGCTGTCATATTTGCGCTCACCAACCTGGCGGTGGATATCATGTATGCGTTTTTGGATCCGAGGATCAGGTATGAAAAAAGTTAA
- a CDS encoding ABC transporter substrate-binding protein — MNKKSNFLTFLIMGGLIATVLLTAGCTAPQEDDATNELVVGISTDVNNWYLDKFPDGDGRFVWSQVYETLVRLDTDLNIVPGLAESWETPDDGKTWIFHLRDDVYFHDGTPFDANSVVFSYSNESYVKKMGALRALDHIEIIDENTVKFVMNKPMPLPFYLTHVAWPIMSPSCVHENGNFAEPIGTGPFKFEKQVTDQEIVLVRNDKYWGDKPALETVTFKVIPEATTRVMALETKEVDMAIKLPEYDVSRLEEEPDVDVYRKLTTFTDFLQFNCNSGVFKDKEVRKAVAYSINTEQMVNTVLEGIGSPAKGRAFSPVMMYSNPELDLYEYNVEKARDILYEAGWQDSDNDGVLEKNGEPLKATIVVGKGVWASRHVPMAEAIQGTLQKVGMDADIQVLESGAINKLENEGQFDVIFRTGYFVWGPYPRHFFVHQSYCPYSHYNNPEYDKLANAADSTVDPEKQKQLYYDLQDMVLEELPAFYLVHEEKIIAANSYVKGYQITAEDPWLNLEGVYLEEEQ, encoded by the coding sequence GTGAATAAAAAGAGTAATTTCCTGACCTTTCTAATTATGGGCGGGCTTATTGCGACTGTCTTATTAACAGCTGGTTGCACAGCCCCGCAAGAAGATGATGCTACAAACGAACTTGTAGTTGGCATAAGTACCGATGTAAACAACTGGTATCTCGACAAATTCCCCGATGGGGATGGCAGATTTGTGTGGTCACAGGTATATGAAACTCTTGTAAGACTGGACACAGATCTCAACATAGTGCCGGGATTGGCAGAATCATGGGAAACACCGGATGATGGGAAAACATGGATATTCCACCTGAGGGATGACGTATATTTCCATGATGGCACACCATTTGATGCGAACTCGGTTGTATTTTCCTACAGCAATGAATCTTATGTCAAAAAGATGGGGGCTTTAAGAGCTCTGGATCATATTGAGATCATCGATGAGAACACAGTGAAATTCGTCATGAACAAACCAATGCCATTGCCATTTTATCTTACACATGTGGCCTGGCCCATCATGAGTCCCAGCTGTGTTCATGAGAATGGGAATTTTGCAGAACCTATTGGAACAGGTCCTTTTAAATTTGAGAAACAGGTCACTGACCAAGAGATCGTGCTTGTCAGGAACGACAAATATTGGGGTGACAAACCAGCTCTTGAAACTGTCACTTTCAAAGTCATACCTGAAGCCACCACCCGTGTGATGGCACTTGAAACAAAAGAAGTCGACATGGCCATAAAACTGCCTGAGTATGACGTTTCGAGACTGGAAGAAGAACCTGATGTTGATGTATACAGGAAATTAACGACCTTCACGGACTTTTTACAATTCAACTGCAATAGCGGAGTGTTCAAGGATAAGGAAGTAAGAAAAGCTGTGGCATACTCCATTAATACTGAGCAGATGGTAAATACGGTTTTGGAAGGCATTGGATCTCCGGCCAAGGGCAGGGCTTTCTCTCCTGTGATGATGTATTCAAACCCCGAACTTGACCTATACGAATATAACGTGGAAAAAGCCAGGGATATATTATACGAAGCCGGTTGGCAGGACTCTGATAATGATGGAGTTCTTGAGAAGAACGGAGAACCTCTTAAGGCAACGATCGTTGTTGGAAAAGGCGTCTGGGCATCCCGTCATGTTCCAATGGCTGAAGCCATTCAGGGCACGTTGCAAAAGGTAGGAATGGATGCGGATATACAGGTACTGGAAAGTGGAGCTATTAATAAGCTTGAAAATGAAGGTCAGTTTGATGTGATCTTCAGGACAGGATATTTTGTATGGGGACCCTACCCACGCCATTTCTTTGTCCATCAGTCCTATTGTCCATATTCACATTACAATAACCCGGAGTATGATAAGCTGGCAAATGCAGCAGATTCGACAGTTGATCCTGAAAAGCAGAAACAGCTGTACTATGACCTGCAGGACATGGTACTTGAAGAACTGCCTGCATTCTATCTGGTGCATGAAGAAAAGATCATCGCAGCCAATAGCTACGTAAAAGGATACCAGATCACTGCTGAGGATCCGTGGCTTAACCTTGAAGGAGTGTACCTCGAAGAAGAGCAATGA
- a CDS encoding class I SAM-dependent methyltransferase → MMNRDMIDWNEVWKEQMLMQNQSQHAVDCAAIWDKKENAQLFLKMFQGKGEKLIENTLKDLPLTPESRVLDIGAGPGTLAIPLSEMVSHVTAVEPSPGMIGVLQDQITENDIGNIKCVHKRWEDVEIGSDLEGSYDVVIASYSLGMPDIKEAVRKMEAASSRYVYIYWFAGETSWDANFKALWPSLHGTNYYPAPKCDILYNVLYRMGIYPHINVIPFEHVHRFSSEEESVDHFKSYFNITEQHQDAILRDYLKDHLEEDDDGAVILRGLTTRVKMWWEKGCDSGE, encoded by the coding sequence ATGATGAACAGAGATATGATCGACTGGAATGAGGTCTGGAAAGAACAGATGTTAATGCAGAACCAATCACAACATGCTGTAGATTGTGCTGCTATCTGGGACAAAAAAGAAAATGCACAACTATTTTTGAAAATGTTTCAGGGAAAGGGGGAGAAACTGATCGAAAATACCCTCAAAGATCTTCCTTTAACACCGGAATCCAGAGTTCTTGATATTGGAGCAGGACCGGGTACACTTGCAATCCCACTTTCTGAAATGGTATCTCATGTCACTGCGGTTGAACCTTCTCCTGGCATGATTGGTGTGTTGCAAGACCAGATCACAGAAAATGATATTGGTAACATCAAGTGTGTTCATAAACGCTGGGAGGATGTCGAAATTGGATCTGATCTTGAAGGATCCTACGATGTGGTAATAGCCTCCTACTCTCTGGGAATGCCCGACATAAAAGAAGCTGTTCGGAAAATGGAGGCAGCCTCCTCAAGATATGTTTACATTTACTGGTTTGCAGGAGAAACCTCATGGGACGCTAACTTTAAAGCATTGTGGCCTTCCCTTCATGGGACCAATTATTATCCTGCACCGAAATGCGACATTCTTTATAATGTGCTTTACCGGATGGGTATTTATCCGCACATAAATGTCATTCCATTTGAGCATGTCCACCGTTTTTCCTCCGAGGAAGAGTCTGTTGACCATTTTAAGTCTTATTTTAACATCACTGAACAACATCAGGATGCAATCCTAAGAGACTACCTTAAAGACCACCTTGAAGAAGATGATGATGGCGCCGTTATCCTGAGAGGATTGACCACGCGTGTGAAGATGTGGTGGGAAAAAGGATGTGATAGCGGTGAATAA
- a CDS encoding HIT family protein translates to MVEDAVSADGSNIGMNNKAAAGQLVPHAHVHIIPSSKKTAADPCIPLCL, encoded by the coding sequence CTGGTAGAAGATGCTGTATCCGCAGACGGGTCGAACATCGGCATGAACAACAAGGCCGCCGCCGGTCAGCTTGTCCCGCATGCCCACGTCCACATCATTCCCAGTTCGAAGAAGACGGCGGCGGATCCATGCATTCCATTGTGTCTGTAA